The Callospermophilus lateralis isolate mCalLat2 chromosome 3, mCalLat2.hap1, whole genome shotgun sequence genome has a segment encoding these proteins:
- the LOC143393581 gene encoding large ribosomal subunit protein eL42-like, with translation MVNVPKTRQTFCKKCGKHQPHKVTQYKKGKDSLYAQGKRRYDRKQSGYGGQTKPIFRKKAKTTKKIVLRLECVEPNCRSKRMLAIKRCKHFELGGDKKRKGQVIQF, from the coding sequence ATGGTGAACGTTCCTAAGACCCGCCAGACGTTCTGTAAGAAATGTGGCAAACACCAACCCCATAAAGTGACACAGTACAAGAAGGGCAAGGATTCTCTGTATGCACAGGGAAAGCGGCGGTATGACAGGAAACAGAGTGGCTATGGTGGGCAGACTAAGCCAATTTTCAGGAAAAAGGCTAAAACTACAAAGAAGATTGTGCTGAGGCTTGAGTGTGTTGAGCCTAACTGCAGATCTAAAAGAATGCTGGCTATTAAGAGATGCAAACATTTTGAACTGGGAGGAGATAAGAAGAGAAAGGGCCAAGTGATCCAGTTCTAA